The DNA region GCTGTCACTGCTGCTATTTTGGGGGTAGCCGCAAGACATCGGCAAGATTGACCTGAGTCCTGAAGTGCATCCTTTTGCAGAACTCACAAGTGTTTGATTACGGCAACTTCTGATATACTGAGCTGCAGGCTAGCAACGTCAAGAGACAGAATGAATATTCCAATTAAATTATTGGGCTAATAGCGGGAGGCACAGCTGCTTAATAATCTCGTTACTCACTAGGGAAGGAAAGTCCATCCCCAGGTAGATTGTCTTACGCACTGTCTGGCTAAACAGAAAACATTCAAGAGAAAGCAAGCCGCGTTCCACCACTTGTGCCAGGCACTGTGCGCAGACTGAGCGGAGCTGGGCACAGTCCCGACCTTCTGCCCAAGGGCCCAGCGGCTCCAGCTCCCTGCCAGGACACAGGACGCAGGACGCCGGGGCCTGTGCCCCCTCGCCTTGCGGGAAGCTGGGTCCCTCGGCCGGTTTCCTGGAAATGGGCTGCCCTTCTCCTAGGGAGCAGCGTCGTTGCAGTGTGGTGACTCTGCAGCCTCCTGTGGGGAGTTTGAAAGTTGCCAGGTACTTTCTGTTCCGCGCTGCCTTTGGGAGGATGTAGGCTTTTGCTGCTCTGTAAAGGGAATACGTCGTAACCCTAACACAAGGCGATGTGGGGAGCAATCCAGCCCTGAATGAAGtattgctgagcagctcccacccTTCTGCTGAGGACAAGGGGGTGTCTACCTCGAGAGCATTTAGCCTTGTACTGGACATCGAAAATACTGCAAGGGAAGTGATCTTGGCGAGAAAGTGTTACTCAGCGCCAGCCACTTCaccctgaagaaagaaatgggaagcgTGGTCATGTAGCCAAGGTTGCCTTGTAAAGCTGTTTGAATTCTCTTTTGTGACAAGTTCTCTGCAAAGGGAAGATTCGATTTGGTTAGCTCTGTTGtttgagtttgctttttttttcttttactagcaGCCATTGTCACGCTTAATTGTATAAGGAATGTATTTATCTTTACAGCTATTACAGCAGAGAACTCTCAGAAACCAGCACCTGCTTTTGCTCGCAGGGCCTGCTGCCCCCGGTCGTCCAAGCCTGCCTCCGGCTTAGCCTGTGGCAACCTCCGAGTGTCCTAGCGATAGCAGGCCAAGGAGCGGGCCGACGGCGAGAAGGTGACAAGGTGAGCCCTGCAACCCAGGCAGCCTGGTGTACGTCAGCTTGGGACTGTCTGTAAAGTCACGACATGAGCTCACACAGCTCAGCCCCACAGAGACAGGCTGTTTTCATTACCAAGACACCCGGCAGCACAGCAGTCTCCTGAGTCCTGGGCAGTGAACAGCTCTTTGTTGTCTGCAACTGTCTTTCATTTCAGTCAGAAGAAAAGCATAgggttttttcttcccatttgtcAGTCTGTTTGACTTGCACGTACATTGTCTAGCTTTTCTGCTGACCATTTGCCTTAGCAGAAGGTTTGCAGCGTTGGGCCCAGCCTTCCTAAACCGTAGCTTAGCCCCTTTCAAGCTCCTTGTGCCAAAAACCTAGGGgatgcagctgcttgaattttATTCCTGGAGGTATAGCAAAACGCCCAAAGCCACCCCCTCATCGTCTTCTACCGCAATGTTTTTAAAGTCATGGTTACAAGTGAGCCTTAATGTTACTGCTGGTTTTTCAGTCTGATGGCAGTCAGCGACCAGCTGTTTTCCCTGTGCAGGACTTGCTTTCCCTTGCTTGCGTGGGCATTTCATACcgcagcaaaggaaagaaaagtgtctTATAAAGGAGGAGAACATAGTTCTTAAACCACAAAGATTGGCCTGGGGCAGGTGCGATACCTAAAATTAATTGAAATCCAGTCAATCGAAAGGAGTTTAAAGTAATTTCTGACTGTGTAGCTTTACTATACCATCATTAGAGGGGCCCTCCAATTCAACTTGAGTTTAATTGGCTCAGTTACAAGACATGTTCTTTTAGTGATGctgtgattaaaaatattttgaaatgccaACTGAAAGTCTTGTATTGTGGGCTTTTCTCTTTCCActctctgttttatttattccGGGTTGTATCTTTCCTCCAGGTCCAGAGCCTCAGAAGCTGCAGATGCGCACCCCTCTACGGAAAGCACTGGCGGTAAGCAGATTTCTACCAACGGAAGATCTGGCCATCCAGTGGTTTTGCTAAAGGGCAGGAGAAAAGAACATTGCTGTGCAGAAACTGATGTACAGACTTGATCATCGTTTAACATTATGCTTACCATCAGTGTGAAAATGTTCAGCTATAACTCACGTATTGGCCTGTTCTTCTTTTAGCTTTCATTGTAGAGTCACGTGGGATGGGAAATCACTCGCTATTGTGGTACCTGCAGACAAAGACTAGAAAAATCCTCGACTTGAGGATTTTTATTTAAGCAGAACTCACTGAGAAGCCTGGCCTAAGCAAGACAAAGGCTGCTGCTGTCATCCCACAAATATCTCACAACATTGTACTTGTAGCCTGACACAGCTGCCACAGAAATCAGAGGTTGAACATCCTTTGACTCTAATACgtaaaaataaatcagagcaGTTAAGTCAAAGAAGGAAATGGTGCTGGAGTATAACTGGATATACTATAAACGGTGTCTGTCCTTAATACACTTGAAATGGATTTCAGGTTTGGGGATATTTTTCAGCTTTGTGATGGGCATCAAAGGTTCATATTTTGAGTGACTCAAACTGAACGATTATGTTTCAAGATAACTTTACAAtgttaatgaaaaacagatttgcCTTAATAGAATCACATGAACGGTCATCCAAACCAAAGGCCAAAAAACCCAAGCCAAACCACAAACCACTAATAATCCAGCCTATTTGTCTCTCACTCTGGTGTGCAAAAGATTTTAAGTCAGCACAGGACGGAAACTTCGGATGCGCCCAGGTGCGGTCGAAGTTCTCGTCCTATCCCCTcagccacagaaagaaaaacttgcATTTAACAGCTGTTAAGATGCTGGTTTTCATTAATCATTTTTTGGTTGTTCATTGTAAGACTACAGCTGTCCTAGGTGACACCTCTTCTTTCCTTGGGCTAAAAGACAGAGAACCATTTCAACAAATCCTTCCAGTTTTTGGTCTCATTATGCAACACATTACAGGGTCCTGAAAAAAAGTCTGCTGGCTTAATTGGGAAATGTGGGAAAGGACTTTCCCATGTGGTACACACTATCCATTATCAACAAGCCAGAAGTGTGGGAGAAGTGTGGACAAAAAATTTTTGTGCATTTCTGTACGTCTTGTCATTTTTGCTCAGCCATATTTGAGAGTTGTGTTTCAGAGAAGAATCAGATTCTGTCCTGAAAATATAGAGTTAAAATGTCTGGTTATACTGCAATTTTTCTTCAAGGCCTCTTGTTGTAGGTGCAGGAGATTCTTAAGTAAGTGCGTGGCTTCTTTAGAAAGTTCTGCTCCTCTCAGCTATAAAGCTGTGTCTTAAAGGGTTTTGCAGCCCAGGATGATCTAATTTGTCGAAGGAGTAACAGCAACATAGTTGATGAATGTAATTAATACAGTCATGTAAAGGACAAGGGGGAAGCCTGTGGGAGAGCAGAATTTGCAGCCAAGGAGTTGCAGCATTCAAGGCAGGGAATTTGGAGTCAAATTCTCTCCAAAAGGAAATACTGTGGCTGTGCTGTTTCCACTGCAGGGCTGGCCAAGCAATCGGGAGCAAGGAAAGAGTCTAGGTTTAGAGCAAGGAGTATCCTGAATTGGATCTGCTTGGAGGAGCAAGTCTCCCTCAGCTCGGATGGTGCCTTTCCTCTTTTCAGCGCGGGCACTGCTTCCTTCAGCGCAGAGCGCTCTGTGGAGCCGCCAGAGCTCAGGATCTGCAGGGTGATGGCATCGAGCACCACGGCCCTGCCCCACGGGCGGGTGTCCCCGCTGTCTCCCCGCCGCCCCTTCCCGCGCGACTGCAGCCACCCGGGCGCCGAGGTCGCTGCGCAGCGCGCAGGCGGCGCTGCCGCCCCgacggccgccaggcggcgccgccgcgccggggccccgcgcccgccccgcccggccccgctgcggcggcggcggcggcggcggctgctggtgctgcgggcggcggcggcggcggcctcgggcCCGGCGCGGTGAGTGCGGGGAGCCCCTGCCCCCcttcctcccggcccccggccccggcgcggcggggggagccctgggggcggcggcggccgggccggagccCTCCCTGGGGGAGACcggcaggagcagggctcggagccggggcgccgggggaGGCCGACGTGGAAGGCAGCGTGCGGCGAGTGCCCGAAGCGGCGCCCGAGCAGCGCCGAGACGCGCCCCGTCCCCGGGCCGGCCGTGCCCAGCAcacgggggctgcggggagctgtcgctgccggcggggccccgcgggaaCCGAAGGGTCCCCGAAgcgctgggagcaggggggccctgcaagggagcagggtgctgcaccGCGCAGGTGGTGGCAGGGAGGGCTGCGCCTGGGGGCACCTGGCAGGGGCCGAgacagggcagaggcagcagcaggctggggcTGAGGAGCCCGTGCCCGGCTGCTGATGAGGAAAAAGCCTTTTGGGCTTGTGGCACCTGGCTTTTGTGGTGTGCACGGGGCAGTTTGAGGGACAGGGGACAGCGGGTGTCGGTGCGTGGGTGCCGCTGGGCTCCCTGGCACTAAATGCAGCCAGGGTGCGCGCCCACGCGGAGCAGTGTCTCCCTTCGCTGAGGCTGTGCCCGGGCTCAGGCCGAGCCCCGCAgggcagctctgcctggggagGCTGCGGGCAGGGCCGCGGTTTCTGTTCCCACAGCCTCAGCGCTGAGtgtgggggggccgtggggcacccAGCAGGGTGGGCACGGCCGAGCCTGGGGTTGCTCCTTGTGGTGCTGGGCCTCTCCTGAAAGACCCTTCAGGTTTGCTTGGGTTTTTGTTGGCTTGCTTTTACAGGGAGAGAGGAACCCCAGCAGTGCCATCAGAGACAGCCGCTGCAAGTGCCCCAGCATTCCCCAGCACTGGATCTCCGACACTGCCGCCTGCGTGCAGAGCCTGGGACAGCGTGTCCAGCAGGAGGGGCTGCGTCCCTGCCCCTCTCACCCGCACGGGGACGTCGGGGCCTCGGAGGCGCTTCCTGGGGAGCCCGGGGGCATTttcccctgctgccttctccctaaATCGCCTGCAGGGCTTGTGTCACTGCTGAGGAACAGCTCCAGCCTCACTGCCTGCCTCTGCGTCACGTCCAGGAGTGCCGACACCGTGCGATGTTCTCGCACCTCCTTTCTGTGCTGGGAAAGGGAACCAGCAGAGCCGCGATGCAGAGAGACAACGTGAGGTTTAGTTCGTCCCTGGCAGAAGGCGCccggctccctgctcccagcagcacaacTCCACtcgcctccctcctgccctgcgTGCGGTCCCGCTCCTGGCTGGGGACGACCTGCCTGCACCCGCCTGGCTCTCGGCCTCCGCAGAAACCCTGCTGGGATGGGAGTACAGCGCCAGCTTGGGACAGCTCAGCTCCAGCTTGGGCTCCTCACAGCAATCTTGGGGACTGACAAGGTCGTAAATCAATCACTGTCACAACTTGCGTATTAATATCATCTTTAATATTGCACACACATTGCACAACTAGTTTATGAACAGTGTCCACACATTGAATAAATATTCTGTGTCTTGTACAAAGGGTGAATAAACAGTGGAACTGGAAGACGGTGTCTGCTCGCGTTTCCTCCCCCAAAAGGGCCTTCTGCGCCAGAAACTCTCTCAGACGCCAAGtttggcctggtgcatgccagcctccctgctgtCAGGGCGCATGCCGATGAACCCCCACCTCCAGTGAGGGTCTGCGGCCCCCTCCCACCCCTCTTGCCCTCCCACCACCCGCAAAAAGGGCCCCCTTGGCCTCTGATTTTGGGGCTGAAAACAGATGACTTAGTCTCTGTTTTCAAGCCCCAAAACCACAGCACTTGCCTCTGGTTTTGAGCCCGAAAACACAGGACTTGGCCTCcctttctgagctcaaaaatgcaggacttggcCTCTGTTTTTGAGCCCCAAAACGGCCCCATCAACATGCTTTTGAggccccaaaatgcaggactgcgAAAGGGAAGCGAAATCCTGCATTCCTGCAGCTCAAACACAGGTCTGGGGGCTCTTCTGGGGGCTCAGAAATGGATTATGAGCCCCCAAAGCAGCCCACTGGGCCTCTCTTTCAGCCCCAAAAGCACAGCGTTTAGCTTCCCTTTCGAAGCCCCAGAGCAGACCCTGATCCTCTTTCTCaagcccccaaaacagcccacTGAACCTGTTTTTGAACCCCCCAAAAAATAGGACTCAGCCCCCCTTTCTGAGCTCTCACACCAGTCGCAGGAACCCGCGTTTGAGCACCAGGAACGCAGGACTCGGCCTCCGTTTCTGagcccccaaaccagcccccGGAGCCTCTTTGGCAGCACCAAACCCGCAGCACTTGGGCACAGAGGCTCAGCCCTCTGCTTCACCCTCCTTTCACCCCCCTCCCAGGGCTGCACCACCCCGTGTCCGAGCCCCACCACAGCGCCCTCAgacccttccccagcccccaggcaccagccctcccctcccggccccgggggcaAGGGTTtttttggggctgggggggagcccCGCGCGGGTCGGGCCGTGCTTGGGAACTACGCCGGGGGGACCCTCCCTGCACGGAGGGCCCAGCCACGCGGCGCTGCGCAGCCCcggcgggccgggcggccgctGGGCTCCGgcccctctgccttcagctcactccgccgccagccgccgccccgcagccccaaCCCCGCCCCAGTGCCgctgctccgcgccccgccgctcccggcaccggGCAGCACCCGGCGGCAGCACAGACGCGCCGCCACCGCGCCGGGGCCCGCAGCTGCCTCCCGCCCTGCGCTCGCCCCGCAGCCGCCTCTCCCGGCCGCCCACAGACCCCGCACCGCCTGCCCccccaccggcaccggcaccggcacagGCACTGGCCCTGTCCAGACCCCCCGGCCCGGttcgggcagccccggccgcttCCGCACCGCTTACctgcggccgggcggccccgccggggcagcgctcgctgccgctgctgccgccgccgccgccgccgccgccgccagccgggaAGCGGCAGCCCCGCACCAGCCCGGCCCGGGTGCCCCGCACACcgagcgccgccgccaccgcccaccccccgccccgccgcgactCTGGGGGCCGGAGAGACCGCGCAGGCGCCGGGAAGGGGCCGCCCCGGgaccgccccgcccccggctccgcccccggccctcccctgccccagccccgccccACCACGTGCTCCCGCCCCACATCGTCCTCGGctcccgccccagccccgccccggccccgccccacccGCACCTCCGGCACCACcccacccctcctgccccgcccCCGACTCCGGCTCCGCCCCCGGgacaacggccgcggcccagagcCGCGGGGACCCGGGCGcaaacggcggcggcgggggcgaagTGACTCGCGGGGCCCCGGCACAGAAACACCCCCGCTGCTGCGTGAGGCTCCAGCAAGGTTTATTTCAGCGACGCCTCGGAGGCTGCTCGAGGCCGGTGGCGCGGAGGAGCCGAGCGGCCGCCTGCTGCACCCGCGGGTCCCCGTCGCCCCGCAGCACCCGCAGAGCTGCAACGGCACCGGCCGCGGCGTTGGTGCTGGCACCGgcaccagccccggccccggtcccggcctcCCCGCAAGGGCGacgcggccccgccgctgccccgcagccGCTTGCTGGCTCAGCGAGCGCCGCGGTGCTGGGCCCCAACTGCTGCgagcccccggggcgccgtggccCCGTCACCTACCTGCCGAGAGCAGCATCGCCTCCTCCCCCGTCAGCCACTCGGTGCCTGCGTGCTCCACGAGGACCCCTGCGTGCACAGGGCAACACCCGGCATCAGGGCGCTCTCTccctcccagcccggccacatCCCACCCTGAGCACCTGCTCCGCCTTTCCcgccccctgcagcccctgcaccctgctccgGCCGCCCCCACgcagctccagccctgggcaGACGGGCAGAGTGGCGACGCGGGAGGCAGCAGCCGCAGAGACGCCCGCTCGGGCTCACCAGCGACATcgagggctgcagcctgcagaTCCACGCAGCTCCGCAGGAAGCAGCGCCGGGTGGCGATGTACAGCGCCTGCTGGTGCTTGGGGCTCTCCTGGGCCTGGGGCAACATGGGGACACACTGTCCTTCTCTGCCCAAAAACGCCCCCGCTGACCCGCGGCAAGCAGGGCGCACGGATCGCGGGGCGCCGAGGAGCCAGAGCAGGGCCGGGAAgcacggccgggcccggcgccagCCCCGCGACGGCGCCCTGCCGCCCTCGGCGTGTCACCCGCTGCCTCCCTCGGGGCCGGGAagggccccgcagccccgtcgTGCCCGGGCGCGCAGCTCCTCACCAGCTGGCTGCAGATGTCGTCCTGCAGCTCGGCCGCGCTCAGCCGGGTGTTGACGGCGATGCCCTGCCGCACCCTCCTCAGCCCCAGAAACGGGGCGCACAGCCTCAGCGCGCCCTGGCACGCCTGCCAAAGAGAGCGGAGCCTGTCGTGGCTGCCCTGggatggccaggcccttcccagcccTTCCCAGGGAGCTCGTCGTGCCACGCTcggctggtgccggccctgggcCCGCAGACGGGGCGCCCTGGGGGTGGTGTCCCGGCAGGAGGGAGACTTCCCCGGCCTTTTCCGCAGCACCCTGCAAACAGCACCACTGCCGGGCGGCTGCGCCCATGAGGCCACTGCGAACGCCCGTCCCTGAGGGGGAGCAGGGAcctggggcagggacgggcgccAGGGACAGGCCAGGGAAGGGAGGCAGAGGTCTGCGACGGGACCGCGAGGGTGCTGGGGCGGCTGCCCTGGGCATCGCAGGGGCAACCTTGCTGGGACACTCTCGGGGATGCTCTGCAGAGACCCTGCAGCTGCCGAGCAGGCAGGAACGGCAGAAGTGTCCCCACGGGCACCGCGCGGCTTCACTTTTTGTGTTGCAAGCAAGTTCCTGCGGCTCTGACCATGGAGGCTCCCGGGTCTGGGTCCCGCAGGTGGAGGACGAGGCTGGCCCACGTATTTGCCAGTTCTTCGGTGAAGAAAGACCTCCACCTCCTCGTGGCAGAGGCGGCCAGCACCCCGTACAGGGTGAAGGCCGCCGAGCGCAGCGACGCCTGCTCCTGCAACCGAGAAACCCCAGCTGCCAGGTGGGCAACTGGGACACCTCGGACAACTGTTTCTGTAACACCCGAGCACTGCCAGTCGAGCGCAACGTCCTGAGAAAGGACCCCCAGAGGGGGTCACAAATAGCACCTCCTCCGTCTTCCCCAGAGAGAAGTGTCTTCCCTGAACCCTCccggtgcagagctgcccttgCCCACACCGCCCCTCTTGGACGAGCCCGCGAGGGAGCCTTCGAGCAGGCGTTAGACAACACCGCTCACTTACAGCATCAAAGAAGGTCCTTGTGGCCTTGGCGAGGTCTTTGAAGGTGGAGCCCACAGCCTTCCCCTTCAGCTCGTCCACcaccttcgccagcgccagcaggctcTCTGCCACCACCTCCGCCGAGGCCACGTCCTCCAGGCCCCTCCGCAGCGCCTCCAGGATGGCTCCCTTGTGCTTGCGCAGCTGTGAAGCgtaacacacacacgcacctctCGCTATTCCTGCCTCTGACCGCTCATCTTTCCCGTTGCCTCCGGGGCTGAAGCTTTCAGAAACAGCCCCCGAGCAGATCGCAGCCCAAGGGTCCCATTGGCACCTCAGTCCCCTTTGCAACCCGGATGATGCCCGAGAACAGAGCGCCTTCGGGGCAAAGACTCACACTTGCCTCTGCTGCTCTGCCCACTCTCTCTAACCCCTCCGCGCTCTCCACCTGCATCTCTCCGGTCATGCAGGGGCTGCGTTTCACGTGGAGGAAAGCCCCTCTCACCTTCTCCGGTGCTCCGCTGACCAGATTGCCCAGGCCGCGCGCCGCCATCTGCCGCACGGTGCTGCTCGGGTCCTGCGTTTTCTCTGCCAAGGCCCCCAAGATCGGCTGAAAGCACCTCCATTCCTGCAGCGCTggctccttcatcagctgcagcacagcaacCCGGCCGTCAGCATCGGAGACGGATGCAGACCAGGTCCGGGAACAACAACCACCCCGGGCTCGACACGAGGAAGCCCCACAAGCCCGGGCTAACTGCCCCGGTGCCCAGCAGCTTTCCTTTGGGCCCGGCCCAGGCTGTGGCTTCGGGGATGGCGAGCTGCTGGGGGCAGCACTGCCCCGTGCCCGGGGGAGGCCTTGTGCCCGTGTTTGGGGGGAGTTGGCCTCTGGAGAGGATTTGCATTGGGTCCCGGTGGtcgctcagcagagctgctgagatcaATCGAACCTGGAAGCACGTCCTGGCTGGGGTCGGGGGAGGCCCTGGAAAGGGGGTCACTGATAGAAAGCCCATCTGTATTTCCTCCGCCACCAGCAGCAGTGACGAGGACCGGGACTGAGCGGTTTGGAGGGGCAATAGCATCCCTGGCAATAGCACAGGGGAAGGAcggggaagggggcagggaagggcagctcccaggaggcctCCTGCAAGGGGGGATCCGCTCCCGCCTCCACTGCGACACTTTCCGCCAGCACCTTCCCAAAGAGCAGCGTCAGGAGAAAACCCATCCCAAACCTCCCTCTCCCACCTTCTCGCTCACCTCCGCAAAGAAAGCCGCAGCCATGAGCCGCAGGTTGGCCGAGGGGGCGTCCAGCCACTGGGTCAGCACCAGCACGACGGGCAGCGAGATGGTCCCGGCGCGGAgcagcaccctgcgcacaaagCACAGGCAGGCGACACACAATTACGCAGGCAGGCACCTGGCCTCGGCCCCCAAAATTCACCTGCTCCTGCGCAGGCTCTGGTGGGCAACTCGGAGACGCCCAGGCCAAGGGGAAGGGTCCCGCCAGCTCCAATGGGGTCGCAGCCACCCCAGAGCAGCGAGGCGCCTCCTGGGGCTCTCACCCGGTCAGGAGACCGACGCCGTCGGGGTGAGCCCGGGGGTCTTCCAGGGCGGCCCAggctccctgcttcctcagcagcCACAGCCATTTCCTGTCGAGGCACGTGCGCAGCACCGCCTCTAAGGTCTCCAGGGAAAGCCTGGGGGAGAGAAGAGCAGCCAGGCCTGAACCTCGGCAACAGGCATCTCGGGCAGCGCAAGggaaacgccgccgccgccgcctgcgaggCCTTCGTTCACTCAGGCTCAGCCTCGCCGAGGGAGCTGCAAATACCCCTGAAATGACATCTCGCAACCCTGAGGTCTGCCAAGCTGCACGAAAACTGGCCTTTTCACCCTTCCTGATGCCCCAAACTCACTGTCAGCACTAGAAAACCCCAAGTTTCTAGACTTCACGCTCACACCTTCCTCCCTGGGAATCAAAGTTCCTCCAGgagaaaaatggaagcaaaaacaACCAGAATCGGTTTCCCCACCTCGGAGACGAGGCAGGCCAAAGCGCTGCCTCGGGGCCATGAGCGAACATGGCCTGGTTACGGGGACCCTGCGTCTCTGTCCCGCTGCCTCCTACCTGCAAGGATTGTCATCGCTCGTGTGTCCCTTGAGGAACAGCTTTCGCTGGCTGCTGACTTGGGGAAACAGCATCTCCTTTCCCAGCGTGGCGCTGATCTGCTTCAGCAGCACCGGGAGCAGCTCCGGGAGCAAGCGCTGCACAGCCTCTGAGGTCTGCAGCGTTGACACCACCTCAAAGATGGCACGTGTGATCTGCAGAGAAATTCAACCACAAGCGGCCTGTGAAAACAAGGCCTTTTCCCACCTCTCCCCTGCCCGCCTCGGGCACCTTTACCGTCTGCAGTTTGGCTTtcggcagcagccctgcaggctgcctggcagcagcaaagggtctcggctgccccgctgccagcGCTGCCCAGGGCCCAGCACAGCACCCCGCGCGGTTCAGGGGTGTTCACAGTGTGCACAGCGCACAGCGTCCCTCAGGCCGAAGGGTTATTTAGGACATCAGGTGCGAAGCTGCAGCAATGTGTCTGCCAGTGCACGTACCTTGAgaggctccagcgcagcctcaTCGTCGTCGGCCTCAGGCTTGGCAGAGCTGGTCCTGGCTTGGTCGTTTCCTGAGTGCTTCAGTTTTTCCATCAAAACCCTCAGGAGCTGGTTCACAAAGAATTTCCTCCCCAGGACCCTCCACAGCTCCACGGTGtcactgcaaggcagcagaagttGCCCCGTGAGCCCGCAGGCTCTGCTACCTGTGATGCCCTTGGCAGCGGCCAAACGCTCTCCTGGCCTCGAAGGGGCTGGCgggggccaggctctgggcaccggcTCTTGCCACGCTCAGCCTTTCTCCCCCCGCAGCAGCACGATCGCCTTCTCCGCTGGCTCCTCCTGGCCCCGTCAGCGGTGGGTCCTGCCTGCCCCCAGGGCCGGGCCAGTGCACGTACCTGTCCATGGGCAGCCGCTTCTGCAGGAGGCTGTCGATGACGGAGCCAAGGTGGTAGCGGGCCAGCAGGGACACCGCCTCGAAGAGGACGCGTcgcagggtgtcctgctgcatggTCGGCATCCGGATGTAAATGATGCTCAGGATTTCTGGCACCTGAACGCAGACCAAAAGAGCCGTCCTCTGCAGCCTTCCCTCGTCCTCCCGCACAGCCTCCCACCCTGGGCCTGTGGCCCCAGAGCCAAACCCGAGCGCAGCAGAGCCCGAGCAGAGGAGGCGAGCAGAGGCTCCGGGATCAGGCTGCCGGCACTTGGATTCGATAGAGCTGTCGGTGCTGCGCACGAGGGGCGGCTCTGTAGCCCCCGGCACCTGCACGAGGCGCACGGCAACGGCTGAGGCGGGAAGGCCAAAGC from Apteryx mantelli isolate bAptMan1 chromosome 5, bAptMan1.hap1, whole genome shotgun sequence includes:
- the LOC136992133 gene encoding protein maestro-like, with amino-acid sequence MAAAFFAELMKEPALQEWRCFQPILGALAEKTQDPSSTVRQMAARGLGNLVSGAPEKLRKHKGAILEALRRGLEDVASAEVVAESLLALAKVVDELKGKAVGSTFKDLAKATRTFFDAEQASLRSAAFTLYGVLAASATRRWRSFFTEELANTWASLVLHLRDPDPGASMACQGALRLCAPFLGLRRVRQGIAVNTRLSAAELQDDICSQLAQESPKHQQALYIATRRCFLRSCVDLQAAALDVAGLELRGGGRSRVQGLQGAGKAEQVLRVGCGRAGRERAP